One genomic segment of Scophthalmus maximus strain ysfricsl-2021 chromosome 3, ASM2237912v1, whole genome shotgun sequence includes these proteins:
- the dpm1 gene encoding dolichol-phosphate mannosyltransferase subunit 1: MHVAMASRKSPQTNRDSGDKYSVLLPTYNERENLPLIVWLLVKYFGESGYDYEIIVIDDGSPDGTLEVAEQLQKIYGKDRILLRPRAKKLGLGTAYIHGVKHATGNFIFIMDADLSHHPKFIPEFIQKQREANYDLVSSTRYAGNGGVYGWDLRRKLISRGANFLTQVLLRPNASDLTGSFRLYKKKVLENLVERCVSKGYVFQMEMIVRARQLNYTVGEVPISFVDRVYGESKLGGNEILSFVKGLLTLFATT; the protein is encoded by the exons ATGCACGTCGCAATGGCGAGCCGAAAAAGCCCACAGACAAACCGGGACAGTGGGGACAAATATTCCGTATTATTACCGACCTACAACGAGCGAGAGAACCTTCCGTTGATTGTGTGGCTGCTGGTGAAATATTTCGGTGAAAG TGGATATGACTACGAGATAATTGTCATTGACGACGGAAGCCCAGATGGCACACTGGAGgtggcagagcagctgcagaaaaTCTACGGCAAGGACAGGATT CTTCTACGACCTCGAGCGAAGAAATTGGGCCTAG GCACTGCCTACATCCACGGCGTGAAGCATGCAACTGGGAACTTCATCTTCATAATGGATGCAGATCTGTCCCATCAC cccAAATTTATCCCAGAATTTATTCA GAAGCAGAGGGAGGCTAACTACGACCTGGTGTCTAGTACTCGTTACGCAGGCAATGGAGGCGTATATGGCTGGGACTTGCGCAGGAAACTCATCAG CCGAGGAGCCAACTTTTTGACTCAAGTGTTGCTGAGACCCAACGCTTCGGACCTCACAGGCAGCTTCAG GCTGTACAAGAAGAAGGTGCTGGAGAATCTGGTTGAGCGCTGCGTGTCCAAAGGTTATGTCTTTCAGATGGAGATGATCGTCCGTGCCAGACAACTCAACTACACAGTCGGAGAG GTGCCCATTTCCTTTGTGGATCGAGTTTATGGAGAGTCCAAACTGGGAGGGAACGAGATCTTGTCATTCGTGAAAGGACTGCTCACGCTCTTTGCCACCACATGA
- the adnpb gene encoding activity-dependent neuroprotector homeobox b, whose protein sequence is MFQLPVNNLGSLRKARKNVKRVLGDIGLEFCRDHLEDYKDFTPPEVYIKHTTWEDVCMWEPSHTKVQDYRSKPFCCSGCLFSSKYFSAYKSHFRNVHSEDFENNILLNCPYCTYNGNKKTLETHIKLFHMPNSAVRHGSGGMVAGAGGIMMKEGLLKRSGDSVEQAVYYCKKCTYRDPLYNVVRKHIYREHFQQVAQPYIAKPGEKTNAQNGGTVGAAGNTESSNTNNVNSNQIHCKKCLFVPRTYEALVQHVIEDHERIGYQVTAMIGHTSVIVPRPKPIIMNPPKTQGDKTIIGMGPKGAVMATTRSPGSQQLGRVVIASKSGFNSQSLLAGLKHDAVGLKAQQFSVGGHQVRVSLPGNAQVSVPQQSHAAKQLISSGSLRSPVVVSASSSLKSNPLGSRVQAAATTVASLTGKKGSSVLGTSYTQKWKICTICNELFPENVYSAHFEKEHKAEKVPAVANYIMKIHNFTSKCLYCNRYLPSDTLLNHMLIHGLSCPHCRATFNDVEKMVAHMRLSHPDESVGPRTDSPLTFDLTLQQGNPKNVQLIVTTYNMRDAPEESVAFHSQNNNSSVSSALSASLLSSKRLMPQHPPKTPSVAADGVPTKSAPQASVPYKRDVGKTLCPLCFSILKGPISDALAHHLRERHQVIQTVHPVEKKLTYKCIHCLGVYTSNMTASTITLHLVHCRGVGKSQNGQDSRVAQSSRVSQAQSSALKRANFDGSDTSAPKRRRPGPPGQRAHPRDSNGPSTFVENPDEPVVLALNPKGHENDSYESRKAFLTQYFNLAPYPTQREVEKLAASLWLWKSDISSHFVNRRRKCTYDCETQNANVLLGFSMHEVSKVSHELAFVHDGAYEVRHSKRRTSRTRMGVSEQALRKHRELVAANGGVAPSPRGKRTGTVEGSRAMLTAPKPNSASTDQTKTINSTSAQKKALGLSEPIAIDSDSDEEERQKYNKEREGEVHCHGNKPLLGAKEQVEQRTGAKIVSDLDDMSDEDDDEDDEDDDDDEEEDDDDGEYEGPHVENGFRPTEGPGRQAAKERDPLPIIIPKFVPSSARSRRDGAQLGKQQV, encoded by the exons ATGTTCCAGCTCCCTGTTAATAACTTGGGCAGTCTGCGCAAAGCCAGGAAAAATGTCAAGAGGGTTCTGGGAGACATCGGCCTGGAGTTCTGCAGGGATCACCTAGAG GACTACAAAGACTTTACTCCTCCAGAGGTGTATATAAAGCACACTACCTGGGaagatgtgtgcatgtgggaaCCATCACATACCAAAGTCCAG GACTACAGATCAAAGCCCTTCTGCTGCTCCGGCTGCCTCTTTTCGTCCAAGTACTTCTCCGCATACAAGAGCCACTTCCGCAATGTCCACAGCGAGGACTTTGAGAACAACATCCTGCTCAACTGCCCCTACTGCACTTacaatggaaacaaaaagaCTCTGGAAACGCACATCAAACTTTTCCACATGCCCAACAGCGCTGTGCGGCATGGCTCCGGTGGAATGGTGGCAGGAGCTGGCGGGATCATGATGAAGGAGGGGCTGTTGAAGAGGAGTGGGGACAGCGTGGAGCAGGCTGTGTACTACTGCAAGAAATGCACCTACAGGGACCCTTTGTACAATGTGGTGCGAAAGCACATCTACCGGGAACACTTCCAGCAAGTTGCCCAGCCGTATATTGCGAAACCGGGAGAGAAGACAAATGCTCAGAATGGCGGCACAGTGGGAGCCGCGGGGAATACAGAAAGtagcaacacaaacaatgttAACAGTAACCAGATTCACTGCaagaagtgtttgtttgttccgaGGACGTACGAGGCCCTCGTTCAGCATGTCATCGAGGACCACGAGAGGATTGGCTACCAGGTGACTGCTATGATCGGGCACACCAGTGTGATAGTCCCCCGTCCCAAACCCATCATCATGAACCCTCCGAAAACCCAAGGAGACAAGACCATCATCGGGATGGGCCCTAAAGGTGCAGTAATGGCCACTACCAGGTCTCCCGGCTCGCAGCAGCTTGGTCGGGTTGTTATCGCATCGAAGTCGGGCTTCAACTCTCAGAGTCTCCTAGCCGGGTTGAAGCATGACGCAGTAGGATTAAAGGCCCAGCAGTTCTCGGTCGGCGGTCATCAGGTGAGGGTTAGCTTACCGGGCAATGCTCAGGTTTCCGTGCCCCAGCAGTCACATGCAGCCAAGCAGCTTATTTCCAGCGGAAGCCTGCGGAGTCCAGTTGTGGTCAGCGCCTCTTCCTCACTCAAATCCAACCCCCTGGGTTCACGTGTGCAAGCAGCAGCCACGACTGTAGCGTCTCTCACAGGCAAGAAAGGGTCCTCAGTCCTCGGCACGTCCTACACACAGAAGTGGAAGATCTGCACCATCTGCAATGAGCTCTTCCCAGAGAACGTGTACAGTGCTCATTTTGAAAAGGAGCACAAAGCAGAGAAGGTGCCTGCCGTTGCCAACTACATCATGAAGATCCACAACTTCACCAGCAAGTGTCTCTACTGCAACCGCTATCTCCCCAGTGACACTCTGTTAAATCACATGCTGATCCATGGCCTGTCCTGCCCGCACTGCCGTGCCACCTTCAACGATGTGGAGAAGATGGTGGCCCACATGCGGCTGTCGCACCCAGATGAGAGTGTTGGCCCGCGCACAGACTCCCCCTTGACATTTGATCTCACTCTGCAGCAGGGCAATCCCAAGAATGTGCAGTTGATTGTCACTACCTACAACATGAGAGACGCTCCAGAGGAGTCGGTGGCGTTTCATTctcagaacaacaacagctctGTGTCATCGGCCTTGTCCGCCTCGCTACTATCAAGCAAGAGGTTAATGCCCCAGCACCCGCCCAAAACACCTTCCGTGGCTGCTGACGGTGTGCCAACCAAGAGTGCCCCACAGGCATCTGTGCCCTACAAAAGGGACGTGGGCAAGACACTATGTCCTCTTTGCTTTTCTATCCTCAAGGGCCCAATCTCCGACGCACTGGCCCACCACCTGCGAGAGAGGCACCAGGTGATTCAGACAGTCCATCCTGTAGAAAAGAAACTCACCTACAAGTGTATTCACTGCTTAGGGGTTTATACTAGCAACATGACTGCCTCGACCATCACTCTACACTTAGTGCATTGTCGAGGCGTTGGGAAATCCCAGAATGGGCAGGACAGCCGGGTCGCTCAATCCTCTCGGGTCAGCCAGGCCCAGAGCAGCGCTCTCAAACGGGCCAACTTTGATGGTTCGGACACTAGTGCACCAAAACGAAGGAGGCCGGGACCCCCTGGGCAAAGGGCGCACCCGCGGGATAGCAATGGTCCGTCTACTTTTGTCGAAAATCCCGATGAACCTGTAGTCCTGGCTCTTAACCCCAAAGGACACGAAAACGATTCGTACGAGTCCAGAAAGGCCTTTCTAACTCAGTATTTCAATCTAGCGCCGTATCCCACGCAGCGGGAGGTGGAGAAGCTGGCGGCCAGTCTGTGGCTATGGAAGTCAGACATCTCCAGCCACTTTGTCAATAGGAGGAGGAAGTGCACATATGATTGCGAAACCCAAAATGCCAACGTGTTGCTCGGCTTCAGCATGCACGAGGTCAGCAAAGTGAGTCACGAGCTAGCTTTCGTCCATGATGGTGCGTACGAGGTCAGACATAGCAAGAGGCGGACAAGCAGGACACGTATGGGCGTGTCAGAACAGGCGTTGCGGAAACACCGGGAGCTTGTAGCTGCTAATGGAGGCGTGGCTCCTTCGCCAAGGGGAAAGCGAACTGGGACTGTGGAAGGTTCTAGAGCAATGCTGACTGCCCCTAAACCCAACAGTGCCAGCACAGACCAAACCAAGACAATCAACAGCACCTCAGCACAAAAAAAGGCCCTTGGCCTTTCTGAGCCCATCGCTATTGACTCTGACAGTGATGAGGAAGAGCGGCAGAAATATAACaaggagcgagagggagaggtacattgccatggtaacaaaCCGCTTCTTGGAGCCAAGGAGCAAGTGGAGCAGAGGACAGGGGCCAAGATTGTTTCGGATCTAGATGACATGTCAGACGAggacgatgatgaggatgacgaggacgacgatgatgatgaggaggaggatgatgacgaCGGCGAGTACGAAGGGCCACATGTAGAGAATGGCTTCAGGCCCACAGAGGGCCCTGGAAGACAGGCTGCTAAAGAAAGAGACCCTCTGCCCATCATTATTCCCAAGTTTGTACCATCGTCTGCCAGAAGCAGGAGAGACGGGGCCCAGCTGGGCAAACAGCAGGTCTGA